The DNA window TCTGGATCGGCGGCACCGCGCCGATCTCGGTCGGCGCGGTCGCCGCGGCGATGGGCGGCGTGCACCTGCTCATCGGCATCGGCGAGGGCGTCATCACGGCGGTCACCGTGGGCGCGGTCCTGGCCGTCCGGCCCGACCTCGTGTACGGCGCCCGCGGCCTGGCCAAGCCGCTCGTGCTGCGCGGCGCGGAGGGCGAGAGCACGACCGTCGGCGCGCCCGAGCCCGCGGCGGCGGCCCCGGCCGGGGGCCGGCTCAAGCCGTTCCTGCTCGGCGGCGTCGGCGTGACGCTGGTGCTGGCCGGGCTCGTGTCGTTCGTCGCCTCGCCCGACCCCGACGGGCTGGAGGCCGTGGCCGAGACGCAGGGCTTCGGCGAGCAGGCCGGCGAGCACGCCTTCGGCGGGTGGGCGCTGGCCGACTACGGCGACGTCGGCGGGATCCCGGTCGGCGTCGCCGGGATCATCGGCGTCGGGCTGGTGCTGCTCATCGCGGGAGCGGTGGCCTTCGCGGCCAGGAGCCGCGGCCACGTCAGGGTGTGACGAGGTGAGCGCGGGTCATCACCACCAGCTCCACCTGCCGGGCGACTCCGCCGTGCACCGGCTGCCGCCGCAGTGCAAGCTGCTCGCGGTCCTCGCCTTCGCGATCGTGGTGGTGGCCACGCCGCGCGAGCGGTTCTGGGCGTTCGCCGCCTACGCCGTGCTGCTCGGCGTGGTCGCGGCGGCCGCCAGGGTGCCGGCCGGGCACATCGCGCGGCGGATGGTGATCGAGGTGCCGTTCGTGCTGTTCGCGGTGCTCATCCCGGTCATCGGGCTGGGGGAGCGGGTGAGCGTGCTCGGCCTCTCGCTGAGCGTGGAAGGGCTCTGGGCGGCCTGGAACATCCTCGCCAAGGCCACCCTCGGCGTGGTGGCCTCCATCCTGCTGGCCGCGACCACGGAGCCCCGGGTGATCCTGCTGGGCGCGCAGCGGCTGCGGCTGCCGGAGCTGCTCGTGCAGATCGCCATGTTCATGCTGCGCTACATGGACGTGATCCTCGGCGAGATGCGCCGGATGCGGGTGGCGCGGGAGTCGCGGGGGTTCGAGGCGAGGAACGCCCGGCACATCCCGGTGATCGCCCGCTCGGCGGGGGCGCTGTTCATCCGCTCGTACGAGCGGGGCGAGCGGGTGCACCTGGCCATGCTGAGCCGCGGCTACACCGGACGGATGCCGATAATGGCAGACATGACGGCATCAACCGCCCAATGGGCCACCGCCCTCGCCCTGCCCGCCGGAGCCCTCGCCGTGCTGGGTCTGTCCCTGGCGGGGCTCGGGTGAACTCCCTGGAGGTCAGGCAGCTCGCCTACGCCTATCCCGACGGCACGCAGGCGCTGTTCGGGGTGGACCTGTCGATCGCGCGCGGCGAGCGGGTGGCCCTCCTCGGCCCCAACGGCGCGGGCAAGACGACGCTCGTCATGCATCTCAACGGCATTCTCACGGCCGGCCACGGCACTGTCACCGTGGCGGGCACCCCGGTGCGCAAGGACACGCTCAAGGAGGTCAGGCAGCGCGTCGGCCTGGTCTTCCAGGACCCCGACGACCAGCTCTTCATGCCCACCGTCCGCGACGACGTGGCCTTCGGCCCGGCCAACGCCGGGCTGCGGGGCGCGGAGCTGGACCGGGTCGTGGTGTCGGCCCTGGAGCGGGTGGGCATGCTGGAGGCGATCGACCGGCCGCCGCACCACCTGTCGTTCGGCCAGCGGCGGCGGGTGGCCGTCGCGACCGTGCTCGCCATGGAGCCCGAGATCCTGGTGCTCGACGAGCCCTCCTCCAACCTCGACCCGGCCGCGCGACGGGAGCTGGCCGAGGTCCTGCGCTCGCTCGACGTGACCGTGCTCATGGTCACCCACGACCTGCCGTACGCGCTGGAGCTGTGCGAGCGCTCCCTCATCCTCTCCGGGGGCGTGATCGCCGCCGACGGGCCCACCCGCGAGCTCCTCGCCGACGCGGACCTGCTGGCCCGGCACCGCCTGGAGCTCCCGTACGGATTCACGATCCCCGTCGTGTGACCAGGGCTGTCCTAACTCGCCCGTTTTATCCGGCTGTTCGTGGTCTGTGCATGCCCGGTAAAGGGGCATGTCGAAGTACAGTGGCTCATCGAGGAGGGGCCTAATGAAGCTGCGGCTTGCGCGACATGCCCTGGGAGACGCCGTGGTGGTGGCCGTTGAGGGGGAGCTCGACCTGTTCACCGCACCGTTCCTCCGGGACGAAGTACGCGACGCCATCAAGCAGGACGGCGCGAAGCTCGTGCTCGACCTGCAGCAGCTGTCGTTCATGGACTCCAGCGGGCTGTCGGTGCTGATCGAGGCCTGGCGGCTGGCCACCGGAGAGGGCGGAGGGGTGTCCCTCGCGGCCCCGCAGGCCCCGGTCGCGCGCATCCTGCGCACCACCGGGCTCGACCGCCGGATCAAGGTCTACTCCGACGTGGACAGTGCCGTGGGCGAGATTTAACCACCCCCAAGTAGAACTTCATTCGGTTCTCGGGTTAGGGTCCCGGTTATGGACGTGAACGGATCCTCAGCAATCATCTCCGGCGGCGCCAGCGGCCTCGGCGAGGCGAGCGCCCGCGAGCTGGCCCGCGCCGGCGCCACCGTGGTCGTGGCCGACCTCAACGAAGAGCGCGGCAAGTCGGTGGCCGACGAGATCGGCGGCGTCTTCGTCAAGACCGACGTGTCGGACGAGGACCAGGTGCAGGCGGCCGTGGACGCCGCCGTCGCCACCGGCAAGCCCCTCCGCGTGGTGGTCAACAGCGCCGGCATCGGCTGGGCCGAGCGGACCGTCAACCGCGACGGCAGCCCGCACAACCCGGCCACCTACCGCAAGGTCATCGAGGTCAACCTGATCGGCACGTTCAACCTCATGCGCCTCGCGGCGGCCGCCATCGCCAAGACGGAGCCGGCCGACGCCGACGGGCAGCGCGGCGTCGTCGTCAACACCGCCTCCGTCGCGGCCCTGGAGGGCCAGACCGGGCAGCTCGCCTACTCGGCCTCCAAGGGCGGCATCGTGGGCATGACCCTGCCCGCGGCGCGCGACCTGGCCGCCATCGGCGTCCGGGTGAACACGATCTGCCCCGGCATCATCGACACCCCCATCTACGGCTTCTCGCCCAACTCCGAGGAGTTCAAGGCCAAGCTCGTCGCGCCGGTCGTCTTCCCCAAGCGGATGGGCCGCGCCGACGAGTTCGCGCACCTCGTGCGCTCGCTGGTCGAGAACGACTACATGAACGGCGAGGTCATCCGCTTCGACGGCGGCATCCGCTTCCAGCCCAAGTAGTCCGGGAGTCTGTCTCGTGTCTGACGAAGTGCTCGTCGAGGAGTCCGGCAACGTCGCGATCCTCACGATCAACCGCCCCAAGGCCCGCAACGCGGTCAACGGCGCGGTCGCGCGCGGGATCGCGGAGGCCCTGGACGGCCTCGACGCCCGCCCTGAGATCTCCGCGTACGTCCTGACCGGCGCGGGCGGCACGTTCTGCGCCGGCATGGACCTGAAGGGCTTCCTGACCGGCGACCTCCCGGTGGTGGAGGGACGCGGCTTCGGCGGCCTCACCGAGGCGCCGCCGAAGAAGCCGCTGGTGGCGGCCGTCGAGGGCTACGCGCTCGCCGGCGGTTTCGAGCTGGCCCTGTCCTGCGACCTCATCGTGGCCTCCTCGGAGTCCACCTTCGGCCTGCCGGAGCCCAAGCGCGGCCTCGTGGCGGGCGCGGGCGGGATCATGCGGCTGCCGCGGCGGATCCCGTACCACGTGGCCATGGAGATGGCGCTGACCGGCGACCACTACCCGGCCTCGCGCCTGTACGAGCTGGGCCTGGTCAACCGGATCGCCGAGCCCGGCAAGGCCCTTGAGGCCGCGCTGGAGCTGGCCCGCAAGGTCGCCGCCAACGCGCCGCTGGCCCTCGCCGCGACCAAGAAGGTCGTCATCGAGTCGCAGGACTGGTCGCTGGAGGAGATGTTCAGGAAGCAGGGGGCGATCATCAACCCGGTGTTCGGCTCGAAGGACGCCATGGAGGGCGCCGCCGCGTTCGCGGAGAAGCGCGCGCCCCAGTGGAAGGGCGAGTAACGCCGCCCAGGCGCCGGCCCTCCCGTCCCCGTTGAGGGACGGGAGGGACTTTTGGCGCACGCACCGCTCTCTCCGCTTACGGTAAAGAAGAGGGAACGAGCTAGCGGGAGAGCGCATGGGCGACTATTCGGGTTCGAGGTTCGACTCCGTCAAGCGTGGCGCGGGGTCGCTGCTCTCGGGCGCGCTGAGCGCGTTCCTCATCGTGGCCGCCATGCTCGCGGTCATGTGGATCGTCGAGGTCGTCGACGTCTTCCTCAACGGCGCGCTGGACCGCAACTTCGGCATCGTCGGCTGGGAGAGCGACGGGCTGGTCGGCATCCTCTTCGCGCCGTTCCTGCACGGCGGCTTCGGCCATCTCATGGCCAACTCGCTGCCGCTGCTCGTGCTGGGCTTCCTGGCCGGGCTGCGCGACGTGCGCAAGTTCCTCTGGGCCAGCCTGATCATCATCGTGGTCGGCGGGTTCGGCACCTGGCTCATGAGCCCGATGGTGATCACGGTGGGCGCGAGCGGGCTGGTCTTCGGCTACTTCGGCTACATCATCGCCCGGGGGCTGTTCGACCGGCGCCTGCTCGACCTCGCCATCGCGGTGGGCGTCGGCATCGCCTACTGGGGGATCCTGGCCGGGCTGCTGCCCAACCAGCCG is part of the Nonomuraea coxensis DSM 45129 genome and encodes:
- a CDS encoding energy-coupling factor ABC transporter permease, producing MHVPDGFFNAATSVSAGVVAAAGVAVCLRGARRELDDRTAPMAGLVAAFIFAVQMLNFPVAAGTSGHLLGGALAAILVGPYTGVLCMAVVLLVQAVFFADGGLTALGVNVTIMGLVTVLVGWAVLRVVTGFARGRGGVTAAAFLAALVSVPASALAFTLLFWIGGTAPISVGAVAAAMGGVHLLIGIGEGVITAVTVGAVLAVRPDLVYGARGLAKPLVLRGAEGESTTVGAPEPAAAAPAGGRLKPFLLGGVGVTLVLAGLVSFVASPDPDGLEAVAETQGFGEQAGEHAFGGWALADYGDVGGIPVGVAGIIGVGLVLLIAGAVAFAARSRGHVRV
- the cbiQ gene encoding cobalt ECF transporter T component CbiQ is translated as MSAGHHHQLHLPGDSAVHRLPPQCKLLAVLAFAIVVVATPRERFWAFAAYAVLLGVVAAAARVPAGHIARRMVIEVPFVLFAVLIPVIGLGERVSVLGLSLSVEGLWAAWNILAKATLGVVASILLAATTEPRVILLGAQRLRLPELLVQIAMFMLRYMDVILGEMRRMRVARESRGFEARNARHIPVIARSAGALFIRSYERGERVHLAMLSRGYTGRMPIMADMTASTAQWATALALPAGALAVLGLSLAGLG
- a CDS encoding energy-coupling factor ABC transporter ATP-binding protein; the encoded protein is MNSLEVRQLAYAYPDGTQALFGVDLSIARGERVALLGPNGAGKTTLVMHLNGILTAGHGTVTVAGTPVRKDTLKEVRQRVGLVFQDPDDQLFMPTVRDDVAFGPANAGLRGAELDRVVVSALERVGMLEAIDRPPHHLSFGQRRRVAVATVLAMEPEILVLDEPSSNLDPAARRELAEVLRSLDVTVLMVTHDLPYALELCERSLILSGGVIAADGPTRELLADADLLARHRLELPYGFTIPVV
- a CDS encoding STAS domain-containing protein (This anti-anti-sigma factor, or anti-sigma factor antagonist, belongs to a family that includes characterized members SpoIIAA, RsbV, RsfA, and RsfB.), whose protein sequence is MKLRLARHALGDAVVVAVEGELDLFTAPFLRDEVRDAIKQDGAKLVLDLQQLSFMDSSGLSVLIEAWRLATGEGGGVSLAAPQAPVARILRTTGLDRRIKVYSDVDSAVGEI
- a CDS encoding SDR family NAD(P)-dependent oxidoreductase; protein product: MDVNGSSAIISGGASGLGEASARELARAGATVVVADLNEERGKSVADEIGGVFVKTDVSDEDQVQAAVDAAVATGKPLRVVVNSAGIGWAERTVNRDGSPHNPATYRKVIEVNLIGTFNLMRLAAAAIAKTEPADADGQRGVVVNTASVAALEGQTGQLAYSASKGGIVGMTLPAARDLAAIGVRVNTICPGIIDTPIYGFSPNSEEFKAKLVAPVVFPKRMGRADEFAHLVRSLVENDYMNGEVIRFDGGIRFQPK
- a CDS encoding crotonase/enoyl-CoA hydratase family protein, with translation MSDEVLVEESGNVAILTINRPKARNAVNGAVARGIAEALDGLDARPEISAYVLTGAGGTFCAGMDLKGFLTGDLPVVEGRGFGGLTEAPPKKPLVAAVEGYALAGGFELALSCDLIVASSESTFGLPEPKRGLVAGAGGIMRLPRRIPYHVAMEMALTGDHYPASRLYELGLVNRIAEPGKALEAALELARKVAANAPLALAATKKVVIESQDWSLEEMFRKQGAIINPVFGSKDAMEGAAAFAEKRAPQWKGE
- a CDS encoding rhomboid family intramembrane serine protease, giving the protein MGDYSGSRFDSVKRGAGSLLSGALSAFLIVAAMLAVMWIVEVVDVFLNGALDRNFGIVGWESDGLVGILFAPFLHGGFGHLMANSLPLLVLGFLAGLRDVRKFLWASLIIIVVGGFGTWLMSPMVITVGASGLVFGYFGYIIARGLFDRRLLDLAIAVGVGIAYWGILAGLLPNQPGISWQGHLCGLLAGVLAGWLLRRRDKKEIPAY